GCCCTTCAGCCTGACCCTGCCGGCCGGCAGCCAGGCCCCTTATGATCTGCAAGGGGCCATCTTCGTCAACGGCCGCCCGGCCTGGGTATCGGAGCCCGATACCATCAAGCCCATGGACAATGCCGTGGCCCTTGGCCAGGTGGAACTCAAAGCCGCGCCCCCTGGCGCCTTCGCCAGCCGCCTGCAGTGCGGCAGCACCGAAGTGCGGGTCAACTTCACCCCCAGCCAGATGCTGATGTACCTGGACGGCAACCGCTATGTGATGGCCCAAACCCGCGCCGCCTCCGGTGCCCGCTATGAGGCGGTGGACCAGCCCGGCACCGTGCTGTGGAACAAGGGCCATGACAACTGGGTTACGGTCAAGGGCCAGGCACTGCCCGACTGCCAAAGCCAGGGCAGCGACCTGCTGGCCCTGACCGGCAAGGAGTGGCGGGTTGAGGATATCAACGGCAAGGGCATATTGGACGGCTCCCACGTCAGCCTCAATTTCGGGGATGATGGCCGGGTAACAGGGTCGGCGTCTTGCAACAACTTCTTCGGCAGCTACCAGTTCAGCGCCGGCAAGCTGGAACTGGGAGGCCTGGCCAGCACCCAAAAGGCCTGTGTACCGGCCTTGATGGACCAGGAGTACCACTTCCTGCAGACCTTGCAGCAGGCCAGCCACTTCGACTTCACGGCCCAGGGCGCCCTGGTGCTGTCGAGCAGCGAAGGGGGCACCATACTGGCCCGCTGAGCAAAAAAACGCCCGCTGATGCGGGCGTTTTTTGTTACTTGCCGTTGTACTGGGCGCGGGGGCGAATGAGGCGCGGGTCCTGATTGAACTCGAAGAAGTGCGCCGTCCAACCGAACACCCGGGAACAGGCGAACAGGGCGGTAAAGAACTGCTCGGGAATGCCAAGGGCCAGGTAAACGGCGCCCTTGTAGAATTCCAGGTTGGCGTGGATCTCTTTGCCCTTCTTGCCGAATTCGGCCTGGCAGGCTTCTTCCACCGCCACCAGGGTTTCCATCAGCTGCTGGTACTGGGTGCCTTCGCAGAACTGGCGGGCCATGGGCTTGAGAATGCCGGCGCGGGGGTCGAGGCGGCGGTATTCCCGGTGCCCCATACCCATGATCTTGACCTTGTTGGCCAGGGCGCTGGCTACCCAGTCGGCGGCGCGTTCAGGGGCGCCGATATCCCGGGCCATCTTCACTGCCGCTTCGTCGGCACCGCCGTGCAGGGGACCGGACAGGGCGCCCAGGCTGCCGCCAATGCTGGCGGCCAGTACTGCCTTGGTGGACGCCACTACCCGGCCGGCGAAGGTACCGGCGTTGAAGCTGTGGTCCATCTGCAAAATCTGCACCGTTTCAAAGGCGCGTACCGCATGGGCGCTGGGCTCGCTGCGGTTGAAGGCATAGAGCAGCTTCTCGGCAAAACCCAGGCCTGCGGGCAGTTCCACCACGGCGCCAAATTGGGTCAGGTTGTGCCAGACCCGCACCAGGGCCGATTGCTTGGCCGCCAGCACCAGGGCGCTTTCCAACTGGGCGGGCAGGAAGTCCGGCAGCGGCGTCTTGGCCTTGGTGTCGACGATGGGGGCCAGGGCCTGGAGCACCGCCATGGGGTGCAGCTGGCGGCCCAGCTGTTCCAGCACCCGCAGTTCCACCGGGCTCAGTTCAGATTCCTGGGCCAGCCAGCCGTCCAGGGTTTTGGCCTGTTCTTCATCCAGGCTGACGTCTGCCACGACCAGGGCAATGACGGCGGCCAGGGATTGGCGGCTCAAGTCTTCAATGCTTTGGCCGCGATAGCTCAGGCGTCCGATGTCCCCTTCCACGTTGGAGATGGCAGTGGTACCAACCAGTACCCCTTCAAGGCCGATGTTGATCTCTGTGGTCATAGGGTCCTCGCAATTTCTTGGTTATAGGAAAGTGGTC
This window of the Gallaecimonas xiamenensis 3-C-1 genome carries:
- a CDS encoding META domain-containing protein, whose product is MPLYKSLPLLGLASALALAGCASEPQAPQSTLDSAQPVELQGELNYLARIALPPQAYAVVEVRDNTGKLVKESRWKLNGKQVPLPFSLTLPAGSQAPYDLQGAIFVNGRPAWVSEPDTIKPMDNAVALGQVELKAAPPGAFASRLQCGSTEVRVNFTPSQMLMYLDGNRYVMAQTRAASGARYEAVDQPGTVLWNKGHDNWVTVKGQALPDCQSQGSDLLALTGKEWRVEDINGKGILDGSHVSLNFGDDGRVTGSASCNNFFGSYQFSAGKLELGGLASTQKACVPALMDQEYHFLQTLQQASHFDFTAQGALVLSSSEGGTILAR
- a CDS encoding citrate/2-methylcitrate synthase, giving the protein MTTEINIGLEGVLVGTTAISNVEGDIGRLSYRGQSIEDLSRQSLAAVIALVVADVSLDEEQAKTLDGWLAQESELSPVELRVLEQLGRQLHPMAVLQALAPIVDTKAKTPLPDFLPAQLESALVLAAKQSALVRVWHNLTQFGAVVELPAGLGFAEKLLYAFNRSEPSAHAVRAFETVQILQMDHSFNAGTFAGRVVASTKAVLAASIGGSLGALSGPLHGGADEAAVKMARDIGAPERAADWVASALANKVKIMGMGHREYRRLDPRAGILKPMARQFCEGTQYQQLMETLVAVEEACQAEFGKKGKEIHANLEFYKGAVYLALGIPEQFFTALFACSRVFGWTAHFFEFNQDPRLIRPRAQYNGK